The Lutra lutra chromosome 7, mLutLut1.2, whole genome shotgun sequence genome segment tgggtggctcagtcggttaagcatctgacttccgctcaggtcatgatctcaggatcccgggatccaATAGCATCCGGCTTTGTGCTCggccgggagtctgcttgtccctcaccttctgtccctccctgctcatgctctctctagttcttctctcaaataaataataaaatctttatttaaaaaaaaaaaaagacagaagactgGTGTAGCGACTTATATGCCAGGTCAGGTAACTGGTTCTCCCTCAGGCTCCAGGCTTTGGTTTCTCAGACTGCGAAATTCGGGGCCGTTGCAACTCCAGTAGTCTGTGCCCACGTCACGCAGCCCTGGCCAcatgtgggagcagcaggcagccgGATCCCCTTCCCGATaccctgccccttcccagggAGGCCCTGGGGCCCAGAGCTGCCAGCTCCAGCGCCACCCCCCACAGCAGGGCCCCCGCAGGCCTTGAGGCTGCCGCTGGCAGAGCCACTCACCAGCCCTGAGTTGTTCCCAGCCCTGAGGCAGCAGGGCCCCTCTGGGCACGACATGGTTGCCAGTGGCAGCAGTGAGGTGTGTGTTAGGCCTGGATGGGCCGTGGCTGGAGGCTGAAGTCTGGAGGTCAGGGTGTGTGGGAATGTCAGACCCCTGAGGCTGGGACAGGCTGACCCTGTGCTCCTGCCACCTATGGGGAAGCGTTTCCAGGCCCAAGTGGGGGTGGGACCCCGCACAGGTGTGGGACTCCAAGTGGTGGGGCTTTGGGTCCTCTCCACCAAGGCTCTGGAACAAGATCCCTGGGAGCTCAGCAACCAGGTGGGGTCTTCCCTTGGCTGTCCCCCTTCTCTCTGGACAGTCAAACAGCTTTCACGGTGCCGGCAACCCCTGCATGCTCCCAGCATACgcctctccccacccagcccttctctctccctctcttccatccTCCAGCCTTCTGGTTTGGAAGGGCAGCTATGGGCAGCCAACAGCTCCCCTCCCCCGACCTTACATCCTGAATCCAAAACCCCAaggaaagggcgcctgggtggctcattcggttaggcatctgccttcggctcaggtcatgatcccagagtcctgggcttgagccccacattgggccccctgctcagcgggaagcctgcttctccctctcccactccccctgcttgtgttccctctctcgctctctgtctctgtcaaataaataaataaaatcttaaaacaaacaaacaaacaaacaaaacccaaggaaGTGGAGTCagggggaagatggagagggaacCCTCCTGCTTTCCCAAAGTTCTCCTCAGCTCCACTATTTTGACCCTGTTCTGGTCAACAAATGCACAGTCTGAGAAAACTGTGCCAGTCCTGACACAGGAAAAGGGCCGGTGTTTAAAGTTCTATCAGCCATTTCATTGGATGTTTGGTGttttttgagcatctactatgtgcctggcactggggacacagcagtgaccAACGGACATAGTCTTTGCTTTCTTGGAGGTACCGACTACAGAAAATAGGAGGCCCTCTCTCGGGGCCTCTGTGTCTTTGTCCCTCGGTTGGTCCCTGGTCCTGCCCTGAGAGCCTGGGGCAGAACAGAGCAGAATTCAGGGGCTGCCCACTGCACATGTTTTTCCTAGAGAGCCCCTGCCTGCTGGGCCTGTGCTCAGAGCCCCTAAGCCTTTCCCCTGGGcagctgtccctccccctacccttCCATCTTGTCTTCCTTCCTCGATCCCCTAGCTTTTGGCACTGGCCACAGCTCTCAATCCTGGCTGGTCATTGGCGGCCTGGAAGAACTTTCATGAAGACTACACCCCATCCCAGGACAGTCAGATTCTGCAGGTATGGACTAGGGATGGTCCTGGCCTctagatattttaaaagctctccagaTCTTTCTGAGGCAAGTTGTGATTTAGCTCCAAGACCTATAGGGAAGGCCTACGGGCATTCTCCCTGCTATGACTTGGAGCTCTAATACACTGATAGGTGTGCCTGGGGCCTTTAGAAGAACGTGGAGGGCCTCAAAGCCAGGTCAAAGGAGATAGGACTGAGCCCAGCTTGTACAGATATGCACGCTCAGTTGTGGGGCTGATAGTCCCACAAGGAGGTCAGTGAGAGGGAGGGAtcctctgccttctttccagGCCACTCCCAGAGCCCTCTGTCCCCTCAAGGCTGCAGAAGTCTCCTGGGTCAGAGCCCGATTCTCTGAGGTCAAGGAGGAGaagatggaggagagaaggaatgagacagccctggcttctttctctcctttccctcttaaATCCTGCTCATCTTTAAAGGCACAGTTCAAATTTTAtcccttccaggaagccttccctgattgccCAGATCAAAATCAATGAATCAGTTCCCCATAGGACTTTCACAAGGTCTTCCTCTGGATGCACTTTGTATACCTGACTCATCGAACTTAGATTTGGAAATGACTTGGAAGTCAGCCAGCTCTCGTCTGCTTCAGGCAGGCCCACACTTAACATATCATGAATGTGGGCATCTTGCCCTGAGGCCAGAACCCCAAATACCGGAGGCCACCTGCAGATACAGGGGTGCACTTATTTCAGTCACACCGTTCCTGTAAGGGAGTAGGCAGGGCCTGGAGTTCCTGGAGGCCTGGGAACGTGGCTCCCCTGGGCTCCTCAGTGTCAGGGCTCTGGGGCTTTGCCCTGGGGAAGTCAGGGGACAATCTGCCCTGTCCCTCCCTCAGAGGGACTGGATGCTTCTACCAAAAAATCTGAGCACAATTCTGGGCAAACAGCCCTCTTTGTGGGGCCAGATCAGGGCTCAGCTGGGGAAGGATTGTGGGGTCCCTTTCCCCCACATGTAATAGAAGAAAAACCACATcaaaaaataagtacaaaaaagCCCAATAAAGATTCTGATTTTCCCCATGATgacctttccattttttaaatatcacactTTTTGGGGGGTGTCTTGCTTTGCTGGTGATCTCTGCAGCACAGCGTCCTTTGCATACTGGGAAATCAAACGGTTTTGCACATCGTGTGTGTGTAAGTTTTCACGCCTGGATTACATATGCATACagcaggtacacacacacacacacacacacacacacacacctcatatCCCATGAACTAGTGGTTCTCAGCTATGGTTGCCCATTAGAACACCTGGGGAATAACAAAATCCCAGTGTTCAGGCCACCTTCCagttacaatgaaaaaaaaaaaagaactttctaggGGTAGGATCCAAATGTCAGTAGCTTGCAGATCTCCCCCAGTAACTCCAGTGTGCCGTCACACCTGAGAACCACGGGTGTAGACGGCTGCTTGTCTGATGCAATCCCTTCAGTGAGCATTAACAGAATGAGTCTGCAGACTCTCAAACTCTTAAAGGACCCCACCTGGACAGACGAAGGTGGCAAAGGCTTGGTCTGGATGCAGGATCCCCAGCTGCAGGTGAGACTGATGGTCAAAACCATCTTCAAGTCCTACACGATTCTTAGAAAAAGCTTTGACAGCAAGCACTATGGGTgtcaggaaggagaggaagaaatacacTCTTTAGGGAGAATCTGGGCCCCATGTCTCGTTGCTCTGAGCCATCCATAGGGCCAcagctgtttctttctctctctctctctctttctcactttttttctgtTGCTCCTCTTTTTATGATGGGCATCAACTAAGGGgactcctacccacctccctcagGAGACAGCAGCTGGAACGAGCTGCTGGGGAGCCAAGATGAGGGAGAGATTAGTGAGTGTGGCTTGGAGGGGCCTCTGGGGTCTGCAGCCTGGTCAGGAGTCTGAGGTCCAAAGATAGTGAATGATGGAAGGAACAGACAAGACTGTGTGTGGAAAGGAGGGACAGATAAGGGAGTAGGGACAGTTGGTAAGCTGCTGCTTGAGCTAGGAAAAGTTCAtgttttgttactgatttttaagagTCATTACAAAGCTGAAATATTCGTATAAAAATATGGATACTATTGAAATAGACAGATAAATGAAAAGTCCTCGGGTGCCTGGGCGACTCTGTTGGTTGGACAACTCCCtgccgctcaggtcatgatccaggagtcccggaatcgagtcccgcatcgggctcccagctccacgggtagtctgcttctccctctgaccttctcccctcacaCGCGCTCTCTCACcgtccttctctcaaataaataaataaataaaatctttaaaaaaaaaaaaatggaaagtccTTGCTCTCCTCCCATTTCCTCTCTAATATTCTGCTTCCCACTATTATCATTTTGGTATTTATCATTTCAGACCATTTTCTACATATACATGTTTCCACACACATTGTTTTTAttgcgttaaaaaaaaaaaaagggttataCTCTCCATACTGCTTTGCAGCTCGTCTTTTAAACCATCTACCACGGGCACCCTCTGTGCCTGTTCCTAAGTCAGAGCCGCTCACTCCTTTGGACAGCTGCACAGGATTTCATGGCCCTTAACTATTACGGGAATGCCACCTGCGACAGCACACTTGTTCAAGTATTTCTGTAGGACACCGTCCTAAAAGTGGAATGGTTAGATCGGAAAGGATGCGCATTCCTAAATGGGTCAGACTGTATACAACTGTCCCTTGCAAAGCATCGCCGTCCCACCAGCGCACCTTCTTCCGCCTAATCGCCTGGGCACGAGGCCTTACCAACGCTTCAGACTGCATTTCCCCAGGTGGGTGGGGCACGGGACCAGAACTTCAGCAGGAGGgttttggggcggggggggggggggggccacaGCCTCCAGGTTTCTGTTTTCCAGCTGAGATAAAGGAGGAGAGGCGGGAAGGGGAGTGATTTCCGGCAGCAACGtgcaaaaggagagaaggaagacgCGCACCACGGCTGTCATCCTTTTGGTGGCGGGTGGCGTGGGAAGGGCGGCGGTGACAAGAGGGCACCAGGGATTTTTCTGTGCCCCCGAAGTGCCCCAGGGCTCACAGCCCCACCCGGGAGCGGGGAGGGCGGTGTTAGTGCCACTGGTGAGGCTCTAACTGGTCCCACGGACCCTCTCTCCGACCCACAGCTCGGGCTCAGTCGCCCCTCCCTACCTAGCTGCCGGGTTGCTGAGCAGGTGCCCGAACCCCTTTGGGCCTCTACATCCCCACCTGTTAATTTAGAGTGTTGAAGCTGATGTTCCTCAGCTGCTAGGGTAAGGATGAAACGACCCGATGGTTGTCAAGTTTAGAACAGCGCCTCTAAGAAATGTCAGCGGCGTGGAGTGACCTTTCAGCTGGTCAATCATTCCCCGCTGCCCGCGCACGCGCACACGCTCGGGCTTCTCTCCCTGGGGTAACCGCTGTGGGCAGTTGGGTGCATCTCCTTCCAGACTTTCTGGAACATGTAGACACAcaacttgtgtgtgcatgtgggtgtctGTGACAGTTAAAAATACTCCCGTGTGCCTACTCTACCatttaggagtttttttttttttttctttaaaaaagaatttttttaagcaactttattttttgaacagGCATTACATGCACatggtataaaatttaaaaaggaaaaaagggtgTACAGTGAAAAATAAGCATCCTTCTCAGTTTCCTAGTGAGGCAGGTCCCCAGTGTTATCAATTTCTTGAGTATCCTTCAAGAGATATTTCAAGCACTTGTATAAACATGTAAGTTTATGCATTATTTTTCCTCACACAAATGGTAGCACACTTTACATAATCttctgcacttcttttttttcatttaatgatcTATCTTGGGTATATCTTTTCATATCACCACACACAcagttattttttgaaaaaaaatttggcTGCCTTGCGCTTCATGGTTAGAAGCACCATTACTtctgaaatcctttttttaaaggaaatttagatTTTCTAATAGGTTGCTTATAAATGAAGCTATAACAAATATCCTTCTCTTTATAAAGAGTCTTCTTTGTGAAGTGAATGGAAACCTAGCTAGATTGACTTAAACGGAAGAGGAAAATGGAGTTTGAAGGTTCTGTCATTGCCGAAGACCAAATACCATGCTGACTTCAGTTAAGGATTGATACAGTCACTCGGTGTCCTCACAGATCTGGTTCTctgtctgttttctgtcttttgatgGGTGGCCTTTCTCTTGAGGCTCCACTCAGTGGTTGTTCCCCTGGCCCCTTCACCAGCTCTAGGGTCTTCCCACATGGCACAAAAAGGCTGCCATGGTTCTAGGCCTCTGGCCTCACAGCACCACTCCATCCAAAGCAAGTTTGAATGTGTCCTCTGTAGACTTTACATGGAAGGAAGGCAATGGCTTGTCCCAGGAAACTCAGTAAACCACAGTATCTTCTTCACTGTCCTGGTCACTTgcccttttcattttaatgttatcATGTACTTAATAGTACAGAGTCAGCATGGCTTCTTTGATGGACACTGTGGTgtttgcattaaaaacaaaacaacctggggctcttgactggctcagtcaggagagcatgtgactcttgatctcagagttgtaagttcgagcctcatattgggtgtagagattacttaaaaaaaaaaacaaaaaatctgaaaaaaagaaaaatatagcttTTCCTCCCTGGCCACTTGAAGCTTGAAGCCGTCATCATGAACGACACCATAACTATCCGGACCAGGAAGTTCATGACCAACCGACTACTTCTGTGGAAACAAACGCTCATTGCGGTTCTTCACCCTGGAAAGGGAGCAGTACCTAAGACAGGAATTTGGGAAAAACTAGCCAAAATATGCAAGACCATACCAGATGTCATTTTAGTGTCTGGATTCAGAACCCATTTTGGTGGTGGCAAGACAACTGGCTTTGGCACGATTTATGATTCCTCGGATTATGCATAC includes the following:
- the LOC125104774 gene encoding 40S ribosomal protein S24-like — its product is MNDTITIRTRKFMTNRLLLWKQTLIAVLHPGKGAVPKTGIWEKLAKICKTIPDVILVSGFRTHFGGGKTTGFGTIYDSSDYAYKNEPKHRLARHGLHVKKNTSGKRQKERKDRVMAVRGTAKAPAGAGDK